Proteins encoded in a region of the Terriglobales bacterium genome:
- a CDS encoding beta-xylosidase, whose amino-acid sequence MVEAVMLWNEPNNLSHWDFHADPDWKRFAELAIAAARAIRRVNSELPIVLGGISPIDPNFIQLIGSYGVLEHVDVVALHGFPLDWNHWSIHDWPKKIDEIRQVTSKPIWVSEAGASSFGAEEIQLFGLRKTAELLLPIVDRVHWYSLFDLPATWTATTRHKESEGSAYYRHYYMGLVREDGSAKLAAAEFPRGLGICQWFHFEDHRLDAGVEWLRRLRVRYLRTGMSWADSFRPNAEAWFDRQMSSLAEFDTTLTLCFTPEHLGIVPH is encoded by the coding sequence ATGGTCGAAGCGGTGATGCTCTGGAATGAGCCGAACAATCTCTCCCACTGGGACTTTCACGCCGACCCGGACTGGAAGAGGTTCGCCGAGTTGGCGATTGCGGCTGCCCGCGCCATCCGCCGGGTGAATTCCGAGCTGCCGATTGTGCTCGGCGGCATTTCCCCCATCGATCCCAACTTCATTCAGCTTATCGGCTCCTATGGCGTCCTCGAGCACGTGGACGTCGTCGCCCTCCATGGGTTTCCTCTCGACTGGAACCACTGGAGCATTCACGACTGGCCGAAGAAGATCGACGAAATCCGCCAGGTCACTTCCAAACCCATCTGGGTTTCCGAAGCCGGCGCTTCTTCCTTCGGTGCGGAAGAAATTCAGCTCTTCGGGCTTCGCAAAACCGCGGAGCTGCTGTTGCCCATCGTCGATCGCGTGCACTGGTACAGCTTGTTCGATCTCCCTGCTACCTGGACCGCCACCACCCGCCACAAGGAGTCCGAGGGCAGCGCCTATTACCGGCATTACTACATGGGCTTGGTGCGCGAAGATGGAAGCGCCAAGCTGGCCGCCGCGGAGTTCCCCCGCGGCCTTGGCATCTGCCAGTGGTTCCACTTCGAGGACCACCGCCTCGACGCCGGTGTGGAATGGCTTCGCCGTCTCAGGGTGCGTTACTTGCGCACCGGCATGAGTTGGGCCGATTCTTTCCGCCCCAACGCTGAAGCTTGGTTTGACCGGCAGATGAGTTCTCTCGCCGAGTTCGATACGACCCTTACCCTGTGCTTCACGCCCGAGCACCTCGGCATCGTGCCGCACT
- a CDS encoding TIGR04290 family methyltransferase: MNVPLHTPSPILEIPHHPARLDRETLARRIGELGEWFHNLDLFGVPTAPNHFLGDFPNVKWKHLAASIPQDLTGAAVLDIGCNGGFYSIQMKRRGASRVLGIDVDDRYLAQGRFAAEVLNLEIDFEKRSVYEVDQLAGQFDYVFFMGVFYHLRYPLYALDKVVKKVKGKLVFQTMIRGSEQLRRWEDNYHFWNKEIFDSPEFPCMYFIEHSYANDPTNWWIPNRAAAEGMLRSSGLQIEAHPEPETWICNPRNVARDGRYIQELELAGTL; the protein is encoded by the coding sequence ATGAACGTTCCGCTCCATACTCCAAGCCCGATCCTGGAGATTCCTCACCATCCTGCGAGGCTTGATCGTGAAACTCTGGCCCGCCGCATCGGCGAACTGGGCGAGTGGTTTCATAATCTCGATCTCTTCGGGGTGCCGACTGCCCCCAACCATTTCCTCGGCGATTTTCCCAACGTCAAGTGGAAGCACTTGGCGGCGTCCATCCCCCAGGACCTGACCGGCGCCGCCGTGCTCGACATCGGCTGCAATGGCGGCTTCTATTCCATCCAGATGAAGCGCCGTGGGGCCTCGCGGGTGCTCGGCATTGACGTCGACGACCGTTATCTCGCCCAGGGCCGCTTTGCTGCCGAGGTGCTCAACCTCGAGATCGACTTTGAAAAACGATCGGTGTACGAGGTCGACCAGTTGGCCGGCCAATTTGATTACGTCTTTTTTATGGGAGTGTTCTATCACCTGCGTTACCCGCTCTATGCTCTCGACAAGGTGGTGAAGAAAGTGAAAGGCAAGCTCGTCTTCCAGACCATGATCCGCGGTTCCGAACAGCTGCGCCGCTGGGAAGACAATTACCACTTCTGGAACAAGGAAATTTTCGATTCTCCGGAATTCCCCTGCATGTACTTCATCGAGCACAGCTACGCCAACGATCCCACCAACTGGTGGATTCCGAACCGTGCTGCCGCCGAGGGCATGCTGCGCAGCTCCGGGCTTCAGATCGAAGCCCATCCGGAGCCTGAAACCTGGATTTGCAACCCACGCAACGTGGCGCGCGACGGCCGGTACATCCAGGAGTTGGAGCTGGCCGGCACTCTGTAG